The following proteins are co-located in the Phocoena phocoena chromosome 1, mPhoPho1.1, whole genome shotgun sequence genome:
- the AMIGO1 gene encoding amphoterin-induced protein 1, whose translation MQPQCDLRGLWLLLLSLFLLLFEEARAGRPLVSCPAACLCASNILSCSKQQLPNVPHSLPSYTALLDLSHNNLSRLRAEWTPTRLTHLHSLLLSHNQLNFISSEAFSPVPNLRYLDLSSNQLRTLDEFLFSELQALEVLLLYNNHIMAVDRCAFDDVVQLQKLYLSQNQISRFPLELVKEGAKLPKLTLLDLSSNKLKNLPLPDLQKLPAWIKNGLYLHNNPLHCDCELYQLFSHWQYRQLSSVMDFQEDLYCMSSKKLHNVFSLSFLNCSEYKERAWEAHLGDTLTIKCDTKQQGMTKVWVTPSNERVLDEVANSTVTVSKDGSLHFRRVQVEDGGVYTCYAVGEAFNETLSVELKVYNFTLHGHHDTLNTAYTTLVGCILSVVLVLIYLYLTPCRCWCRGVEKPSSHQGDSLSSSMLSTTPNHDPMAGGDKDDGFDQRVAFLEPAGPGQGQNGKLKPGNTLPVPEATGKGQRRMSDPESVSSVFSDTPIVV comes from the coding sequence ATGCAACCCCAGTGTGACCTGCGAGGCCTCTGGCTCCTGCTGCTGTCCTTGTTCCTGCTCCTCTTTGAGGAGGCCAGAGCTGGCCGTCCCTTGGTTAGCTGTCCAGCCGCCTGCCTGTGTGCCAGCAACATCCTCAGCTGCTCCAAGCAGCAGCTGCCCAACGTGCCCCACTCCTTGCCCAGCTACACGGCGCTCCTGGACCTCAGCCACAACAACCTGAGCCGCCTGCGGGCCGAGTGGACCCCCACGCGCCTGACCCACCTGCACTCCCTGCTGCTGAGCCACAACCAGCTGAACTTCATCTCCTCTGAGGCCTTTTCCCCAGTACCCAACCTGCGCTACCTGGACCTCTCCTCCAACCAGCTGCGTACCCTGGACGAGTTCCTGTTCAGTGAACTGCAGGCGCTGGAGGTGCTGCTGCTCTACAATAACCACATTATGGCAGTGGACCGCTGCGCCTTCGACGACGTGGTCCAGCTGCAGAAACTCTACTTGAGCCAGAACCAGATCTCCCGCTTCCCTCTGGAACTGGTCAAGGAAGGAGCCAAGCTACCCAAACTAACGCTCCTGGACCTCTCCTCCAACAAGCTAAAGAACTTACCATTGCCCGACCTGCAGAAGCTGCCCGCCTGGATCAAGAATGGGCTGTACCTGCACAACAACCCGCTACACTGCGACTGTGAGCTCTACCAGCTCTTCTCCCACTGGCAGTACCGGCAGCTGAGCTCCGTGATGGACTTTCAGGAGGACCTGTACTGCATGAGCTCCAAGAAGCTGCACAATGTCTTCAGTCTGAGTTTCCTCAATTGCAGCGAGTACAAGGAACGTGCCTGGGAGGCCCACCTGGGTGACACCTTGACCATCAAGTGTGACACCAAGCAGCAGGGGATGACCAAGGTGTGGGTGACACCAAGCAATGAACGGGTGCTAGATGAGGTGGCCAACAGCACAGTGACGGTGTCCAAGGATGGCAGTCTTCACTTCCGGCGGGTGCAGGTTGAGGATGGGGGCGTGTATACCTGCTATGCCGTGGGGGAGGCTTTCAATGAGACACTGTCTGTGGAGTTGAAAGTATACAATTTCACCTTGCACGGACACCATGACACCCTCAACACAGCCTATACCACCCTCGTGGGCTGTATCCTCAGTGTGGTCCTGGTCCTCATATACCTGTACCTCACCCCTTGCCGCTGCTGGTGCCGGGGTGTCGAGAAGCCTTCCAGCCATCAAGGAGACAGCCTCAGCTCTTCCATGCTTAGTACCACACCCAACCACGATCCTATGGCTGGTGGGGACAAGGATGATGGTTTTGACCAGCGGGTGGCCTTCCTGGAACCTGCTGGACCCGGGCAGGGTCAGAACGGCAAGCTCAAGCCAGGCAACACCCTGCCGGTGCCTGAGGCGACAGGCAAGGGCCAGCGGAGGATGTCAGATCCAGAATCAGTCAGCTCGGTCTTCTCTGATACGCCCATTGTGGTGTGA